A portion of the Amyelois transitella isolate CPQ chromosome 2, ilAmyTran1.1, whole genome shotgun sequence genome contains these proteins:
- the LOC132901738 gene encoding uncharacterized protein LOC132901738 isoform X3, translating to MVEDNKMEKIMVGSIKPPVGYSIIDGDSWKKYKQIFNLYLVATGLEKQKDERKIAVFLSCAGDEMLDVYNGLGVIKSWKELEENLDNHFGTKNNTVANSYKFFNLRQEEEEKVDRFVTRLRNAAKICDFKEEKRLIRDMLTIGVKDVSLKERLLWEADLTLDKAINLCQAAENSKKQIKEMESNAKEISFMKESLAKKDHRQKMFHCNRCGRQHEYRNCPAYGKKCALCSTFNHFAVMCRYKNRKEEKPGTTKQLHKKVQGVKESNNSEDSSSEEFGPYSEKVSSQY from the exons ATGGTGGAAGACaacaaaatggaaaaaataatggtaGGATCCATAAAGCCGCCTGTGGGATATTCAATAATTGATGGAGACTCATGGAAAAAGTATAAGCAGATATTCAACCTATATTTAGTAGCAACAGGCTTGGAAAAACAAAAGGATGAAAGGAAAATTGCAGTTTTCCTATCATGTGCGGGAGACGAGATGCTGGATGTGTACAATGGATTAGGAGTGATAAAGAGTTGGAAGGAATTAGAGGAAAATCTGGACAATCACTTTGGTACCAAAAATAACACAGTCGCCAATAGttacaaatttttcaatttaaggCAAGAGGAAGAGGAAAAAGTAGATCGTTTTGTTACAAGGCTTAGGAATGCAGCTAAGATCTGTgattttaaagaagaaaagagaTTGATAAGAGATATGTTAACAATAGGAGTAAAAGACGTCAGTCTCAAGGAAAGATTATTATGGGAAGCAGATTTAACATTAGACAAGGCGATAAATTTATGTCAAGCAGcagaaaatagcaaaaaacaaataaaggaGATGGAGAGTAATGCAAAGGAAATAAGTTTCATGAAGGAAAGTTTGGCTAAAAAGGATCATCGGCAGAAGATGTTTCATTGTAATAGATGTGGAAGACAACATGAATATAGAAATTGTCCTGCGTATGGAAAGAAGTGTGCTTTGTGTTCAACATTCAATCATTTTGCGGTAATGTGTCgatacaaaaatagaaaagaagaaaaaccAGGCACAACGAAACAGTTACATAAAAAAGTACAAGGAGTGAAGGAGTCAAATAATAGTGAGGACAGTAGTAGTGAGGAATTCGGACCATATTCA GAAAAGGTGTCTTCACAGTATTAG
- the LOC132901738 gene encoding uncharacterized protein K02A2.6-like isoform X1: MVEDNKMEKIMVGSIKPPVGYSIIDGDSWKKYKQIFNLYLVATGLEKQKDERKIAVFLSCAGDEMLDVYNGLGVIKSWKELEENLDNHFGTKNNTVANSYKFFNLRQEEEEKVDRFVTRLRNAAKICDFKEEKRLIRDMLTIGVKDVSLKERLLWEADLTLDKAINLCQAAENSKKQIKEMESNAKEISFMKESLAKKDHRQKMFHCNRCGRQHEYRNCPAYGKKCALCSTFNHFAVMCRYKNRKEEKPGTTKQLHKKVQGVKESNNSEDSSSEEFGPYSVSSLSKLQWHEVISVEGYNIKFKLDSGADCNVMPLRLFNKITKGEYMLGKPTVLVVYNGQEVKTSGSVELNCIVKGQKGCIRFCLVDMQVQPVLGLPDCVKFNLINKVDNIVVQDKSTFLAINEDVFSGLGNIGTYTIKLRENVQPVVKPIRRVPQVIKDRLKETLCNYESRGIIEKVEGPTTWCNNLVIVEKPDKSLRLCLDPKELNKAILRENYQIPSPEEIYNSLAGKGVFTVLDLKDGFFQVALDDEEKLCTFGTPFGRYRFKRMPFGISSAPEVMQRLNTVIFSDIQGVHVYYDDIIIAGDSLSEHDQILSKVIDRARKFNVKFNKNKVQYRAEFVKYVGLLLSKSGIKPDPEHVKAIVDLEKPKNIKELQKFLGMCNYLSKFISNYSKTTEPLRDLLKKDVLWDWGSLQEKAFQEVKCKISSAPTLAILEKDGTLTLQCDSSKSGMGACLLQKGKPVSFYSRCYTECQQRWAPIERELFAICLAMEKYHQFVYGRKIVVETDHKPLVAIMNKDINQISARLQRMVLRLLKYDFEIKYIPGSRMFVADYLSRHYNTTNGQIENTLKELVHCVSSETVYGLEGELQISKRKLIELQQESMKDGNLQHIMTWFNTEWPKNAKNIYGTELKKLFKLRNELMVKDNIVYFENRVLVPRSLRKELLSIVHSGHAGVVKCKKRARKVLFWPGMSRDIENYVLSCKPCEKYRVSNCKQPLMSHEIPDLPFSKVGMDVGHYAGKDFLVVVDYFSKWIEMVWLENKTASIIIQKLMKIFSTHGFPRYIVSDNMPFGSFDFKQFALKNDIELIMSSPHYPQSNGLSEKAVGIVKSLLKKCEESGTSFDLAMLHYRTSPVANLDYSPSELLMNRLLRTNLPCSKELLKSKLCVDVKEKLLKNNEKSRTIYNKTSKLKGSFKKGEDVIIQNVPYNKYWSSGKVMEEGNGPRSFTVMNDKGNLVRRNEKHIRKSKNKFIKKEECLWGSIPGEATRGETPVVLDDPGVSQRSVELLENQFIWKILI, translated from the exons ATGGTGGAAGACaacaaaatggaaaaaataatggtaGGATCCATAAAGCCGCCTGTGGGATATTCAATAATTGATGGAGACTCATGGAAAAAGTATAAGCAGATATTCAACCTATATTTAGTAGCAACAGGCTTGGAAAAACAAAAGGATGAAAGGAAAATTGCAGTTTTCCTATCATGTGCGGGAGACGAGATGCTGGATGTGTACAATGGATTAGGAGTGATAAAGAGTTGGAAGGAATTAGAGGAAAATCTGGACAATCACTTTGGTACCAAAAATAACACAGTCGCCAATAGttacaaatttttcaatttaaggCAAGAGGAAGAGGAAAAAGTAGATCGTTTTGTTACAAGGCTTAGGAATGCAGCTAAGATCTGTgattttaaagaagaaaagagaTTGATAAGAGATATGTTAACAATAGGAGTAAAAGACGTCAGTCTCAAGGAAAGATTATTATGGGAAGCAGATTTAACATTAGACAAGGCGATAAATTTATGTCAAGCAGcagaaaatagcaaaaaacaaataaaggaGATGGAGAGTAATGCAAAGGAAATAAGTTTCATGAAGGAAAGTTTGGCTAAAAAGGATCATCGGCAGAAGATGTTTCATTGTAATAGATGTGGAAGACAACATGAATATAGAAATTGTCCTGCGTATGGAAAGAAGTGTGCTTTGTGTTCAACATTCAATCATTTTGCGGTAATGTGTCgatacaaaaatagaaaagaagaaaaaccAGGCACAACGAAACAGTTACATAAAAAAGTACAAGGAGTGAAGGAGTCAAATAATAGTGAGGACAGTAGTAGTGAGGAATTCGGACCATATTCAGTAAGTAGTTTAAGTAAGTTACAATGGCATGAGGTTATAAGTGTAGAAggctataatataaaatttaagttggaCTCTGGAGCAGATTGTAATGTTATGCCGCTtaggttatttaataaaattacaaagggaGAATATATGTTAGGAAAGCCAACGGTTCTGGTAGTTTATAATGGTCAAGAGGTAAAAACATCAGGAAGTGTTGAACTAAATTGTATTGTTAAAGGACAAAAAGGTTGTATTAGGTTTTGTTTGGTAGATATGCAGGTTCAGCCAGTGTTAGGGTTGCCAGattgtgtaaaatttaatttaattaataaagtagaCAATATAGTTGTACAGGATAAAAGCACATTTTTAGCAATTAATGAGGATGTGTTTTCAGGATTAGGCAACATAGGAACATATACAATAAAGTTGAGAGAAAATGTTCAACCAGTAGTTAAGCCAATTAGAAGGGTACCTCAGGTGATAAAAGATAGGTTGAAAGAAACTTTATGTAATTATGAAAGTAGAGGTATTATTGAAAAGGTAGAGGGACCTACCACTTGGTgtaataatttagttataGTGGAGAAACCAGATAAGTCTCTTCGGTTATGTTTAGATCcaaaagaattaaataaagctATTTTAAGAGAAAATTATCAAATCCCTTCGCCTGAAGAAATTTATAACTCACTTGCAGGAAAAGGTGTCTTCACAGTATTAGATCTCAAGGATGGATTTTTTCAAGTAGCCTTGGACGATGAGGAAAAGCTGTGTACATTTGGTACACCCTTTGGCAGATACAGGTTCAAAAGGATGCCATTTGGCATATCCTCTGCTCCCGAGGTAATGCAAAGGttaaatactgttatttttagtGATATACAAGGAGTACATGTGTACTACGATGACATAATCATAGCTGGAGATAGTTTGTCAGAACATGATCAAATTTTAAGTAAGGTAATAGATAGAGCGAGAAAGTTTAATGTTAagtttaataagaataaagttCAATATAGGGCGGAGTTTGTTAAGTATGTAGGGTTATTGCTATCAAAATCAGGGATTAAACCAGATCCTGAGCATGTGAAGGCCATTGTTGATTtagaaaaaccaaaaaatattaaggaatTACAAAAGTTCTTAGGaatgtgtaattatttaagtaagtttatatcaaattattcaaaaacaacAGAGCCGCTTAGAGATTTGTTAAAGAAAGATGTGTTGTGGGACTGGGGTAGTTTGCAAGAAAAAGCATTTCAAGaggtaaaatgtaaaatttccaGTGCACCTACTTTAGCAATATTAGAAAAAGATGGTACATTAACATTGCAATGTGATAGTTCTAAAAGTGGTATGGGTGCTTGTTTGTTACAGAAGGGTAAACCTGTTTCTTTTTACTCTAGGTGCTATACAGAATGTCAACAAAGATGGGCACCCATAGAAAGGGAGCTATTTGCAATTTGTTTAGCTATGGAAAAATATCATCAATTTGTTTATGGGCGTAAAATAGTTGTAGAAACAGACCACAAACCTTTAGTTGCCATAatgaataaagatataaatcaAATCTCAGCTAGGTTACAAAGAATGGTATTAAGACtgttaaaatatgattttgaaataaagtatattCCGGGATCTAGAATGTTTGTAGCTGATTATCTATCTAGACATTATAATACCACTAACGGGCAGatagaaaatacattaaaagaaTTAGTTCATTGTGTGAGTTCAGAAACTGTGTACGGTTTAGAGGGTGaattacaaatttcaaaaaggaAACTGATAGAATTACAACAGGAATCAATGAAGGATGGTAACTTGCAACATATTATGACTTGGTTTAATACAGAGTGGCCCAAAAatgctaaaaatatatatggtacagaattaaaaaagttgtttaaattaagaaatgagTTAATGgtaaaagataatattgtatattttgagAATAGAGTGTTAGTGCCTAGATCATTAAGAAAGGAATTATTAAGTATTGTGCACTCAGGTCATGCAGGAGTTGTGAAATGTAAAAAGAGGGCaagaaaagttttattttggccAGGAATGTCGAGAGACATAGAGAATTATGTATTATCATGTAAACCATGTGAAAAATATAGAGTATCTAACTGTAAACAACCTCTGATGTCTCATGAGATTCCGGATTTGCCATTTAGTAAAGTAGGTATGGATGTAGGTCACTATGCAGGTAAAGATTTCTTAGTGGTGGTAGACTATTTTTCCAAATGGATTGAAATGGTATGGTTAGAAAACAAAACAGCTTcaattataatacaaaagttaatgaaaattttcagtACTCATGGATTTCCAAGATATATAGTCAGTGACAACATGCCATTTGGTAGTTTTGattttaagcaatttgcattaaaaaatgACATTGAGTTAATTATGTCTAGTCCTCATTATCCTCAGTCTAATGGTTTATCAGAAAAAGCAGTTGGAATTGTAaaaagtttgttaaaaaaatgtgaagagAGTGGTACCAGTTTTGATCTGGCAATGTTGCATTATAGAACCAGTCCAGTGGCAAATTTAGATTATTCTCCTTCAGAGTTGTTAATGAACAGGTTGTTAAGAACAAACTTACCATGCTCAAAAGAACTTTTGAAATCTAAGTTGTGTGTAGatgttaaagaaaaattgttaaaaaataatgaaaaatctaggaccatttataataaaacttctaAATTGAAAGGGTCTTTTAAAAAAGGGgaagatgtgattatacagAATGTACCTTATAACAAGTATTGGTCTTCAGGTAAAGTGATGGAAGAAGGAAATGGTCCTAGATCGTTCACAGTTATGAATGATAAGGGAAATTTAGTCAGGAGAAATGAGAAACAcataagaaaaagtaaaaacaaatttattaaaaaagaggaaTGTTTGTGGGGTAGTATACCAGGTGAGGCTACAAGGGGGGAGACTCCGGTGGTGTTAGATGACCCAGGGGTATCTCAAAGAAGT GTAGAGTTGTTAGAAAACCAGTTTATTTGGaagattttgatttaa
- the LOC132901738 gene encoding uncharacterized protein K02A2.6-like isoform X2, which yields MPFGISSAPEVMQRLNTVIFSDIQGVHVYYDDIIIAGDSLSEHDQILSKVIDRARKFNVKFNKNKVQYRAEFVKYVGLLLSKSGIKPDPEHVKAIVDLEKPKNIKELQKFLGMCNYLSKFISNYSKTTEPLRDLLKKDVLWDWGSLQEKAFQEVKCKISSAPTLAILEKDGTLTLQCDSSKSGMGACLLQKGKPVSFYSRCYTECQQRWAPIERELFAICLAMEKYHQFVYGRKIVVETDHKPLVAIMNKDINQISARLQRMVLRLLKYDFEIKYIPGSRMFVADYLSRHYNTTNGQIENTLKELVHCVSSETVYGLEGELQISKRKLIELQQESMKDGNLQHIMTWFNTEWPKNAKNIYGTELKKLFKLRNELMVKDNIVYFENRVLVPRSLRKELLSIVHSGHAGVVKCKKRARKVLFWPGMSRDIENYVLSCKPCEKYRVSNCKQPLMSHEIPDLPFSKVGMDVGHYAGKDFLVVVDYFSKWIEMVWLENKTASIIIQKLMKIFSTHGFPRYIVSDNMPFGSFDFKQFALKNDIELIMSSPHYPQSNGLSEKAVGIVKSLLKKCEESGTSFDLAMLHYRTSPVANLDYSPSELLMNRLLRTNLPCSKELLKSKLCVDVKEKLLKNNEKSRTIYNKTSKLKGSFKKGEDVIIQNVPYNKYWSSGKVMEEGNGPRSFTVMNDKGNLVRRNEKHIRKSKNKFIKKEECLWGSIPGEATRGETPVVLDDPGVSQRSVELGTAGSNDVVTRAGRVVRKPVYLEDFDLK from the coding sequence ATGCCATTTGGCATATCCTCTGCTCCCGAGGTAATGCAAAGGttaaatactgttatttttagtGATATACAAGGAGTACATGTGTACTACGATGACATAATCATAGCTGGAGATAGTTTGTCAGAACATGATCAAATTTTAAGTAAGGTAATAGATAGAGCGAGAAAGTTTAATGTTAagtttaataagaataaagttCAATATAGGGCGGAGTTTGTTAAGTATGTAGGGTTATTGCTATCAAAATCAGGGATTAAACCAGATCCTGAGCATGTGAAGGCCATTGTTGATTtagaaaaaccaaaaaatattaaggaatTACAAAAGTTCTTAGGaatgtgtaattatttaagtaagtttatatcaaattattcaaaaacaacAGAGCCGCTTAGAGATTTGTTAAAGAAAGATGTGTTGTGGGACTGGGGTAGTTTGCAAGAAAAAGCATTTCAAGaggtaaaatgtaaaatttccaGTGCACCTACTTTAGCAATATTAGAAAAAGATGGTACATTAACATTGCAATGTGATAGTTCTAAAAGTGGTATGGGTGCTTGTTTGTTACAGAAGGGTAAACCTGTTTCTTTTTACTCTAGGTGCTATACAGAATGTCAACAAAGATGGGCACCCATAGAAAGGGAGCTATTTGCAATTTGTTTAGCTATGGAAAAATATCATCAATTTGTTTATGGGCGTAAAATAGTTGTAGAAACAGACCACAAACCTTTAGTTGCCATAatgaataaagatataaatcaAATCTCAGCTAGGTTACAAAGAATGGTATTAAGACtgttaaaatatgattttgaaataaagtatattCCGGGATCTAGAATGTTTGTAGCTGATTATCTATCTAGACATTATAATACCACTAACGGGCAGatagaaaatacattaaaagaaTTAGTTCATTGTGTGAGTTCAGAAACTGTGTACGGTTTAGAGGGTGaattacaaatttcaaaaaggaAACTGATAGAATTACAACAGGAATCAATGAAGGATGGTAACTTGCAACATATTATGACTTGGTTTAATACAGAGTGGCCCAAAAatgctaaaaatatatatggtacagaattaaaaaagttgtttaaattaagaaatgagTTAATGgtaaaagataatattgtatattttgagAATAGAGTGTTAGTGCCTAGATCATTAAGAAAGGAATTATTAAGTATTGTGCACTCAGGTCATGCAGGAGTTGTGAAATGTAAAAAGAGGGCaagaaaagttttattttggccAGGAATGTCGAGAGACATAGAGAATTATGTATTATCATGTAAACCATGTGAAAAATATAGAGTATCTAACTGTAAACAACCTCTGATGTCTCATGAGATTCCGGATTTGCCATTTAGTAAAGTAGGTATGGATGTAGGTCACTATGCAGGTAAAGATTTCTTAGTGGTGGTAGACTATTTTTCCAAATGGATTGAAATGGTATGGTTAGAAAACAAAACAGCTTcaattataatacaaaagttaatgaaaattttcagtACTCATGGATTTCCAAGATATATAGTCAGTGACAACATGCCATTTGGTAGTTTTGattttaagcaatttgcattaaaaaatgACATTGAGTTAATTATGTCTAGTCCTCATTATCCTCAGTCTAATGGTTTATCAGAAAAAGCAGTTGGAATTGTAaaaagtttgttaaaaaaatgtgaagagAGTGGTACCAGTTTTGATCTGGCAATGTTGCATTATAGAACCAGTCCAGTGGCAAATTTAGATTATTCTCCTTCAGAGTTGTTAATGAACAGGTTGTTAAGAACAAACTTACCATGCTCAAAAGAACTTTTGAAATCTAAGTTGTGTGTAGatgttaaagaaaaattgttaaaaaataatgaaaaatctaggaccatttataataaaacttctaAATTGAAAGGGTCTTTTAAAAAAGGGgaagatgtgattatacagAATGTACCTTATAACAAGTATTGGTCTTCAGGTAAAGTGATGGAAGAAGGAAATGGTCCTAGATCGTTCACAGTTATGAATGATAAGGGAAATTTAGTCAGGAGAAATGAGAAACAcataagaaaaagtaaaaacaaatttattaaaaaagaggaaTGTTTGTGGGGTAGTATACCAGGTGAGGCTACAAGGGGGGAGACTCCGGTGGTGTTAGATGACCCAGGGGTATCTCAAAGAAGTGTAGAGTTGGGTACAGCCGGCAGTAATGATGTAGTCACTAGGGCAGGTAGAGTTGTTAGAAAACCAGTTTATTTGGaagattttgatttaaaataa